CACGGTTTCATGAAGCTGACTCAGACAGGGCAATCACGGCCTGCGACTGGCGGCAACAGATCGTAAATACGTTCTTACGAGTATCCGCAAACCTACTTGTCAGGATGAAGTAGCGTATGGAACAACACCTGATTTACTCGTTCTTTCTAATCTTTGCCGGCGCCGCCGTGCTGGCCTCCATCGCGCTGTATACCCGACAGCCGCTACTGGTTGCCTACATTGCCCTCGGTGCAGCCTTCGGCCCCTACGGTTTTGCCTGGGTGTCTGATATCAAGCTGCTGGATGAAATCTCCCATATCGGCATTATCTTCCTGCTGTTTCTGCTCGGTCTCGATATGCAGCCTTCCCACCTGTTGCACATGCTGCGAAAGGCAACTCTGGTAGCGGTGCTCAGCTCTATCGCCTTTGCTGCTATGGGCTATGCGGTGGGTGTGGGATTTGGCTTTACCCAGACCGAAAGCCTGATCATCGGGCTGGCGATGATGTTCTCCAGCACTATCGTCGGCATCAAGCTGCTACCGACTACCGTACTCCATCACAAGCACACGGGTGAGCTGGTAGTGGGTCTGCTGCTGCTACAGGATGTGATTGCCATCATCGTCCTGCTGGGTATGTATTCAGGCGACACCTCGGCAGAATCTTCAGGAGGCTGGCAGTACCTCAAGACCTTGCTGGCACTGCCGCTGATGAGTGGTTTTGCCTATCTGTTCGTACGCTTTGTACTGCTCAAACTGATCCAGAAGTTTGACCGCTTCCACGAATATATCTTTCTGGTGGCCATCGGCTGGTGCCTGGGTATGGCAGAGGGTGCCCAGTTTCTGGGCCTGTCGGCAGAAATGGGTGCGTTTGCTGCCGGTGTGGTACTGGCCACCAGCCCGATCTCGCAATATATCGCTACCAGTCTGAAGCCCCTGCGCGACTTCTTCCTGATCCTGTTCTTCTTCTCCATTGGCGCCAGCTTCAACCTCGGCCTGATCAGCAAGATTCTGCTGCCATCACTGGTCATGGCGGCACTGGTACTGACGTTGAAGCCGGTGATTTTCCGCGGCTTGCTGACACGCATCAGTGAAGACTCCAAGATGGGCTGGGAAATTGGTTTTCGTCTGGGACAGGTGAGCGAGTTCTCGCTGTTGATAGCCTATCTGGCCACCGACCTGAATATGATCGGTATCGAAGCCTCCCACGTCATTCAGGCCACTGCGATTCTGACTTTCCTGTTGTCATCCTATATTGTCGCTTTCAACTTTCAGTGTCCGATTGCCATTCCCGATCATCTGCGCCGGGACTAGCCAGGGTATTCACCAGAGCGTTATAGCCATAAAAAAGGGCAGACTCAGTCTGCCCCAACAGGTGTAACGCACTGCAAAATCGTCGCGAAGAGCACTGTAAGACGGCGCTCTAGAAACCAAGAACGTCCTTACACCCGCCCCTTCGCACTATTTAGCAGCCACAATCATTCGCTGATCCTCGCCGCTATACATGCTCTCGATCAAGGCGGCACGTCGTGTCAGCACCGCACGCTGGTTGATCGAACCCTTATCGGTGATTTCATGCTGATCGACTGAAGGCGGCTCCACCAGCAGATGCAGAAACGCAATACGGGTAGCCGAGCCGGTCGCACTCAGGTTGAGCTTCGCCATCAACGCCGCAAATACTGCACGCACCGGCTCACTGTCGAGAATCTGCTGTGCCGGGCTGCCAGCCGGTAACCCCGCCAGCTTCTGACAATGCTCCAGACGCGGGAAGATCATCACGCCGATGTCATCGCGATTCATGCCGGTAATGACGGCATCCTGAACGTAGGGTGCACCCTGACTGATCAGCCGCGCACGCATCGGCCCGACACTGACGAAGGTTCCCGAGCTGAGTTTGAAGTCTTCGGTGATACGGCCATCGAAGGCCAGACCATATTCTGGGTGATTGTCGTCCGCCAGCTTGATGGCATCACCACTGCAGTAGTACCCCTCTTCATCGAACACTTCCGCCGTTTGCTCTGGCATGCGCCAGTAGCCAGGCATTACGTGAGAGCCTCGAAAACGTGCCTCGGCTTTGTCACCCATCGGCACCACCTTGACCTCACACCCGGGCGCGGGCAACCCCACATAGTTGGCGAACATCAGGGGGCCGGTAGTGAAGGTGCAGGATGGCGATGTTTCAGTCATCCCAAGTCCACTCATGATGCGAATACGCTCGCCACAGTGGCTTTCACTGACGGCATCGAGGCGATCCCATGCCGCCTGCGACAGCCCGGCACCAGCAAAGAAAAACAGCTTCATTCGGGAAAAGAACTTCTCTCTCAGACTGGCGTCATCATTCAGTGCATCGGTCAGCAGCTCCCAACCTTTGGGTACGTTGAAAAACACCGTCGGGCTGATGTCATGGAGATTACGCAGCGTGGTAGCAAAGCCCTTCTCCGTCGGTTTGCCCTCATCAATGTAATAAGAACCACCGTTATACAGTGCAATGCCGACGTTATGGCTGCCGCCAAAGGTGTGATTCCACGGCAACCAGTCAAGCAGCACCGGAGCCTCCTCGCCAAAGCAAGGGAAGGTCTGCAGCAGCATCTGCTGGTTGGCACACAGCATCTGATGCGTGGTAATGACCGCTTTGGGTAGCTTGGTCGAACCGGAGGTAAACAGAAACTTGGCGATCTGCTCAGAAGTAATGCGTTCGTTGGCCTCATCCACACTGTGCGCCGTGGTTGCCAGCAATTCCGCAAAGGCAGTGGTCGGACGGTCAGCAATATTTCCG
This genomic interval from Pokkaliibacter sp. MBI-7 contains the following:
- a CDS encoding cation:proton antiporter: MEQHLIYSFFLIFAGAAVLASIALYTRQPLLVAYIALGAAFGPYGFAWVSDIKLLDEISHIGIIFLLFLLGLDMQPSHLLHMLRKATLVAVLSSIAFAAMGYAVGVGFGFTQTESLIIGLAMMFSSTIVGIKLLPTTVLHHKHTGELVVGLLLLQDVIAIIVLLGMYSGDTSAESSGGWQYLKTLLALPLMSGFAYLFVRFVLLKLIQKFDRFHEYIFLVAIGWCLGMAEGAQFLGLSAEMGAFAAGVVLATSPISQYIATSLKPLRDFFLILFFFSIGASFNLGLISKILLPSLVMAALVLTLKPVIFRGLLTRISEDSKMGWEIGFRLGQVSEFSLLIAYLATDLNMIGIEASHVIQATAILTFLLSSYIVAFNFQCPIAIPDHLRRD
- a CDS encoding feruloyl-CoA synthase; translated protein: MNAIHAARQPGRQPELQTAVRYRDVTIGSAPVEVTQDAEGVWRFLSREPLQPYPRCLTDRLQQGASQHPDRTLIAERDADGQWREVSYAQMVQHARSIGQALLDRGLSADRPLLILSGNDIQHLQLAMGAMYAGIPFCPLSPSYSLLSEDFGKLRHAIELLTPGMVYATDGDAFARAIHAVVTDDVEVVLARGNIADRPTTAFAELLATTAHSVDEANERITSEQIAKFLFTSGSTKLPKAVITTHQMLCANQQMLLQTFPCFGEEAPVLLDWLPWNHTFGGSHNVGIALYNGGSYYIDEGKPTEKGFATTLRNLHDISPTVFFNVPKGWELLTDALNDDASLREKFFSRMKLFFFAGAGLSQAAWDRLDAVSESHCGERIRIMSGLGMTETSPSCTFTTGPLMFANYVGLPAPGCEVKVVPMGDKAEARFRGSHVMPGYWRMPEQTAEVFDEEGYYCSGDAIKLADDNHPEYGLAFDGRITEDFKLSSGTFVSVGPMRARLISQGAPYVQDAVITGMNRDDIGVMIFPRLEHCQKLAGLPAGSPAQQILDSEPVRAVFAALMAKLNLSATGSATRIAFLHLLVEPPSVDQHEITDKGSINQRAVLTRRAALIESMYSGEDQRMIVAAK